Proteins encoded in a region of the Hippopotamus amphibius kiboko isolate mHipAmp2 chromosome 11, mHipAmp2.hap2, whole genome shotgun sequence genome:
- the LOC130832034 gene encoding BOLA class I histocompatibility antigen, alpha chain BL3-7-like isoform X1: MQVMGLQTLLLLLSGALTLTQTRAGSHSMRYFDTAVSRPGRGEPRFITVGYVDHTQFVRFDSDAPNPRMEPRAPWMEQEGPEYWIRETRISKDNAQTYRVNLNTLRGYYNQSEPGSHTIQRMYGCDVGPDGRLLRGYQQHAYDGADYLALNEDLRSWTAADTAAQITKRKWEAAGWAEQQRNYLEGTCVEWLHRYLENGKDTLLRADPPKTYVTHHPISDREVTLRCWALGFYPEEISLTWQRDGEDQTQDMELVETRPSGDGTFQKWASLVVPSGEERRYTCHVQHEGLQEPLTLRWEPPPPSSPWASLLAWFSSLSLELW; encoded by the exons ATGCAGGTCATGGGGCTGCAAaccctcctcctgctgctctcGGGGGCCCTGACCCTGACCCAGACCCGGGCGG gctccCACTCCATGAGGTATTTCGACACCGCCGTGTCCCGGCCCGGCCGCGGGGAGCCCCGCTTCATCACCGTCGGCTACGTGGACCACACGCAGTTCGTGCGGTTCGACAGCGACGCCCCGAACCCGAGGATGGAGCCGCGGGCGCCGTGGATGGAGCAGGAGGGGCCGGAGTATTGGATTCGGGAGACGCGGATCTCCAAGGACAACGCACAGACTTACCGGGTGAACCTGAACACCCTGCGCGGCTACTACAACCAGAGTGAGCCCG GGTCTCACACCATCCAGAGGATGTACGGCTGCGACGTGGGGCCGGACGGGCGCCTCCTCCGCGGGTACCAACAGCACGCTTACGACGGCGCCGATTACCTCGCCCTGAACGAGGACCTGCGCTCCTGGACCGCGGCGGACACGGCGGCTCAGATCACCAAGCGCAAGTGGGAGGCGGCAGGTTGGGCGGAGCAACAGAGGAACTACCTGGAGGGCACATGTGTGGAGTGGCTCCACAGATACCTGGAGAACGGGAAGGACACGCTGCTGCGCGCAG ACCCTCCAAAGACATATGTGACCCATCACCCCATCTCTGACCGTGAGGTCACCCTgaggtgctgggccctgggcttctACCCTGAGGAGATCTCACTGACCTGGCAGCGTGATGGGGAGGACCAGACCCAGGACATGGAGCTTGTGGAGACCAGGCCTTCAGGGGATGGAACCTTCCAGAagtgggcttccctagtggtgcctTCTGGAGAGGAGCGGAGATACACATGCCATGTGCAGCACGAGGGTCTTCAGGAGCCCCTCACCCTGAGATGGG AGCCACCCCCTCCGTCCTCACCATGGGCCTCATTGCTGGCCTGGTTCTCTTCGTTGTCACTGGAGCTGTGGTGA
- the LOC130832034 gene encoding BOLA class I histocompatibility antigen, alpha chain BL3-6-like isoform X2: MQVMGLQTLLLLLSGALTLTQTRAGSHSMRYFDTAVSRPGRGEPRFITVGYVDHTQFVRFDSDAPNPRMEPRAPWMEQEGPEYWIRETRISKDNAQTYRVNLNTLRGYYNQSEPGSHTIQRMYGCDVGPDGRLLRGYQQHAYDGADYLALNEDLRSWTAADTAAQITKRKWEAAGWAEQQRNYLEGTCVEWLHRYLENGKDTLLRADPPKTYVTHHPISDREVTLRCWALGFYPEEISLTWQRDGEDQTQDMELVETRPSGDGTFQKWASLVVPSGEERRYTCHVQHEGLQEPLTLRWGQGPFPSLCRATPSVLTMGLIAGLVLFVVTGAVVTGAVIWRKKYSGKEGREEAELLSRWEVSNPGRSLPASLLESTIHICALARLEIGANTYPFVKHM; encoded by the exons ATGCAGGTCATGGGGCTGCAAaccctcctcctgctgctctcGGGGGCCCTGACCCTGACCCAGACCCGGGCGG gctccCACTCCATGAGGTATTTCGACACCGCCGTGTCCCGGCCCGGCCGCGGGGAGCCCCGCTTCATCACCGTCGGCTACGTGGACCACACGCAGTTCGTGCGGTTCGACAGCGACGCCCCGAACCCGAGGATGGAGCCGCGGGCGCCGTGGATGGAGCAGGAGGGGCCGGAGTATTGGATTCGGGAGACGCGGATCTCCAAGGACAACGCACAGACTTACCGGGTGAACCTGAACACCCTGCGCGGCTACTACAACCAGAGTGAGCCCG GGTCTCACACCATCCAGAGGATGTACGGCTGCGACGTGGGGCCGGACGGGCGCCTCCTCCGCGGGTACCAACAGCACGCTTACGACGGCGCCGATTACCTCGCCCTGAACGAGGACCTGCGCTCCTGGACCGCGGCGGACACGGCGGCTCAGATCACCAAGCGCAAGTGGGAGGCGGCAGGTTGGGCGGAGCAACAGAGGAACTACCTGGAGGGCACATGTGTGGAGTGGCTCCACAGATACCTGGAGAACGGGAAGGACACGCTGCTGCGCGCAG ACCCTCCAAAGACATATGTGACCCATCACCCCATCTCTGACCGTGAGGTCACCCTgaggtgctgggccctgggcttctACCCTGAGGAGATCTCACTGACCTGGCAGCGTGATGGGGAGGACCAGACCCAGGACATGGAGCTTGTGGAGACCAGGCCTTCAGGGGATGGAACCTTCCAGAagtgggcttccctagtggtgcctTCTGGAGAGGAGCGGAGATACACATGCCATGTGCAGCACGAGGGTCTTCAGGAGCCCCTCACCCTGAGATGGG GTCAGGGCCCCTTTCCTTCTTTGTGCAGAGCCACCCCCTCCGTCCTCACCATGGGCCTCATTGCTGGCCTGGTTCTCTTCGTTGTCACTGGAGCTGTGGTGACTGGAGCTGTGATTTGGAGGAAGAAGTACTCAggtaaggaagggagggaggaagctgagCTTTTGTCTCGCTGGGAGGTTTCAAATCCAGGTAGAAGTTTGCCTGCCTCGTTACTGGAAAGTACCATTCACATATGTGCACTTGCCCGTCTGGAGATAGGTGCTAACACTTACCCTTTTGTAAAGCACATGTGA